One genomic region from Thermoleptolyngbya sichuanensis A183 encodes:
- the clpS gene encoding ATP-dependent Clp protease adapter ClpS, with the protein MAVETIEQRSTSRKLAPRYRVLLHNDDFNSMEYVVQTLMKTVPNLTVPQAINIMMEAHTNGVALVITCAQEHAEFYCETLKSHGLTSTIEPDE; encoded by the coding sequence GTGGCTGTCGAGACTATTGAACAGCGTTCAACCTCCCGAAAGCTAGCTCCCCGCTATCGCGTGTTGCTGCACAACGACGATTTCAACTCGATGGAATACGTCGTTCAAACGCTGATGAAAACTGTGCCCAACCTTACGGTTCCGCAGGCCATCAACATCATGATGGAAGCACACACCAACGGCGTTGCGCTAGTGATCACCTGCGCCCAAGAACATGCTGAGTTTTACTGCGAAACGTTAAAAAGCCACGGACTGACCAGCACAATCGAGCCAGATGAATAG
- the rpsT gene encoding 30S ribosomal protein S20, producing MANIKSAIKRVQIAERNRLHNKSYKSAVKTLMKRYFTTVNEYAANPTPELEKEVGDRLAAAYSKIDKAVKRGVIHPNTGARRKARLAKALRSQTETAAKA from the coding sequence GTGGCAAATATTAAGTCTGCGATTAAGCGGGTTCAGATTGCAGAGCGCAACCGACTGCACAATAAATCTTACAAGTCTGCGGTGAAGACCTTGATGAAGCGATATTTCACCACGGTCAACGAATATGCGGCCAATCCAACGCCGGAGCTAGAGAAAGAAGTGGGCGATCGCCTAGCGGCCGCCTACAGCAAAATTGACAAAGCGGTGAAGCGGGGCGTGATTCACCCCAATACCGGGGCACGTCGGAAGGCTCGGCTGGCCAAGGCGCTAAGGTCTCAAACGGAGACGGCCGCTAAAGCTTAG
- the rpoB gene encoding DNA-directed RNA polymerase subunit beta: protein MTTQATANFTLPDLVEIQRASFRWFLEEGLIEELDSFSPITDYTGKLELHFLGKDYKLKRPKYDVDEAKRRDSTYAVQMYVPTRLINKETGEIKEQEVFIGDLPLMTDRGTFIINGAERVIVNQIVRSPGVYYKAETDKNGRRTYNASLIPNRGAWLKFETDKNDLVWVRIDKTRKLSAQVLLKALGLSDGEIFDALRHPEYFQKTIAKEGQFSEEEALMELYRKLRPGEPPTVSGGQQLLDSRFFDPKRYDLGRVGRYKLNKKLRLSVPETMRVLTPQDILAAIDYLINLEFDIGMVDDIDHLGNRRVRSVGELLQNQVRVGLNRLERIIRERMTVSDADTLTPASLVNPKPLVAAIKEFFGSSQLSQFMDQTNPLAELTHKRRLSALGPGGLTRERAGFAVRDIHPSHYGRICPIETPEGPNAGLIGSLATHARVNPYGFIETPFYEVKEGRVLKDKPPVYMTADEEDDLRVAPGDVSVDEDGYIMGEQVPVRYRRDFTTTTPAEVDYVAISPVQIISVATSLIPFLEHDDANRALMGSNMQRQAVPLLRPERPLVGTGLEAQTARDSGMVIVNQFDGEVSYVDANRIRVRGENGKEKEYILQKYQRSNQDTCLNQRPIVNVGDRVVAGQVLADGSAAEGGEIALGQNILVAYMPWEGYNYEDAILISERLVYDDVYTSIHIEKYEIEARQTKLGPEEITREIPNVGEDALRQLDETGIIRIGAWVEAGDILVGKVTPKGESDQPPEEKLLRAIFGEKARDVRDNSLRVPNGEKGRVVDVRVFTREQGDELPPGANMVVRVYVAQKRKIQVGDKMAGRHGNKGIISRILPLEDMPYLPDGRPVDIVLNPLGVPSRMNVGQVFECLMGWAAENLGVRFKMTPFDEMYGQEASRLTTHAKLQEAAEKTGQPWVFNPDNPGKIQVYDGRTGEPFDQPVTVGKAYMLKLVHLVDDKIHARSTGPYSLVTQQPLGGKAQQGGQRFGEMEVWALEAFGSAYILQELLTVKSDDMQGRNEALNAIVKGKAIPRPGTPESFKVLMRELQSLCLDIAAHKLQTQEDGTSRDVEIDLMADVSSRRAPSRPTYESISRDEMDDSDE, encoded by the coding sequence ATGACTACACAAGCCACTGCCAACTTTACGCTGCCCGATTTGGTCGAAATCCAGCGTGCAAGCTTCCGCTGGTTCCTGGAAGAAGGACTGATTGAAGAGCTAGACAGCTTTTCTCCGATCACGGATTACACGGGCAAGCTCGAACTTCATTTCTTGGGCAAAGACTACAAGCTGAAACGCCCCAAGTATGACGTAGACGAGGCTAAGCGGCGAGACAGCACCTACGCCGTTCAGATGTATGTGCCCACTCGTTTGATTAACAAAGAAACCGGCGAGATCAAAGAACAGGAAGTTTTTATTGGCGACCTGCCGCTGATGACCGATCGGGGTACGTTTATCATCAACGGGGCCGAGCGCGTTATCGTCAACCAGATCGTCCGCAGCCCCGGTGTTTACTACAAAGCAGAAACGGACAAGAACGGTCGCCGCACCTACAACGCCAGCCTGATCCCCAACCGGGGGGCCTGGCTAAAGTTCGAGACAGACAAAAATGACCTCGTGTGGGTTCGCATCGACAAAACCCGCAAGCTCTCTGCTCAAGTGCTGCTGAAGGCGCTGGGTTTAAGCGATGGCGAAATCTTTGATGCGCTGCGCCATCCCGAATATTTCCAAAAAACTATCGCCAAGGAAGGGCAGTTCAGCGAAGAAGAAGCCCTGATGGAGCTATATCGCAAGCTGCGCCCCGGTGAACCGCCCACCGTGTCCGGCGGTCAGCAATTGCTCGACTCCCGCTTCTTTGATCCCAAGCGGTATGACTTGGGCCGCGTCGGACGTTACAAGCTCAACAAGAAACTGCGGCTCAGCGTGCCCGAAACCATGCGCGTGCTAACTCCGCAGGACATCCTGGCGGCTATCGACTACCTGATCAACCTGGAATTTGACATTGGCATGGTGGACGACATCGACCACCTGGGCAACCGCCGGGTTCGCTCGGTGGGCGAACTGCTGCAAAACCAGGTGCGAGTTGGTCTGAACCGTCTGGAGCGGATTATTCGGGAGCGGATGACCGTATCGGATGCTGACACGCTAACCCCTGCTTCGCTGGTCAACCCCAAGCCGCTGGTGGCTGCGATCAAGGAGTTCTTTGGCTCCTCGCAGCTTTCGCAGTTCATGGATCAGACCAATCCGCTGGCGGAGTTGACTCACAAGCGTCGCCTCAGCGCCTTGGGACCCGGCGGTCTGACGCGAGAGCGGGCAGGTTTTGCAGTGCGCGATATCCACCCCTCTCACTACGGACGCATTTGCCCCATTGAAACGCCGGAAGGACCAAACGCAGGTTTGATTGGCTCTCTGGCAACCCACGCCCGCGTTAATCCCTACGGATTTATCGAAACGCCTTTTTACGAGGTCAAAGAGGGTCGGGTGCTGAAGGATAAGCCGCCCGTCTATATGACGGCGGATGAGGAGGATGACCTGCGGGTGGCTCCCGGAGATGTGTCGGTTGATGAAGACGGCTACATCATGGGCGAGCAAGTGCCCGTCCGATATCGCCGAGACTTTACGACCACCACACCAGCCGAGGTAGACTATGTGGCGATTTCTCCGGTGCAAATTATCTCGGTGGCGACCTCTCTGATTCCGTTCTTGGAGCATGACGATGCTAACCGCGCCCTGATGGGATCAAACATGCAGCGTCAGGCAGTGCCCCTGCTGCGTCCCGAGCGTCCGCTGGTGGGAACGGGACTGGAAGCCCAGACTGCCCGCGACTCTGGCATGGTGATCGTCAACCAGTTTGATGGTGAGGTGTCCTATGTAGATGCGAACCGTATTCGGGTGCGCGGCGAAAACGGTAAGGAGAAGGAATACATCCTGCAAAAATATCAGCGCTCGAACCAAGATACCTGCTTGAACCAGCGCCCGATTGTGAATGTGGGCGATCGCGTCGTGGCGGGTCAGGTTTTGGCAGATGGCTCTGCGGCCGAAGGCGGTGAAATCGCACTGGGTCAGAACATCCTGGTAGCCTACATGCCCTGGGAAGGCTACAACTACGAAGATGCGATTCTGATCAGCGAACGCCTGGTCTACGACGACGTGTACACCTCAATCCACATTGAAAAATACGAGATTGAGGCTCGCCAGACGAAGCTGGGCCCCGAAGAAATCACCCGCGAAATTCCTAACGTGGGGGAAGACGCGCTGCGCCAGCTTGACGAAACGGGCATCATCCGGATTGGAGCCTGGGTAGAAGCAGGGGACATTCTGGTGGGCAAGGTGACCCCCAAGGGCGAATCGGATCAACCGCCGGAAGAAAAGCTGCTGCGGGCCATCTTCGGCGAAAAGGCGCGGGATGTGCGAGACAACTCGCTGCGCGTGCCGAACGGCGAAAAGGGTCGCGTGGTGGACGTGCGGGTGTTTACCCGTGAGCAGGGCGACGAACTGCCTCCTGGGGCAAACATGGTGGTGCGCGTCTATGTGGCGCAGAAGCGCAAGATTCAGGTCGGCGACAAGATGGCGGGTCGCCACGGCAACAAGGGGATTATTTCCCGGATTTTGCCGCTGGAGGATATGCCCTACCTGCCCGACGGTCGCCCAGTTGACATTGTGCTGAACCCGCTGGGCGTGCCGTCTCGGATGAATGTGGGTCAGGTATTTGAGTGTCTGATGGGCTGGGCCGCAGAAAACCTGGGGGTGCGGTTCAAGATGACTCCGTTTGACGAAATGTACGGACAGGAAGCCTCGCGGCTGACCACCCACGCCAAGCTGCAAGAGGCCGCAGAAAAGACCGGCCAGCCCTGGGTGTTTAATCCCGATAATCCGGGCAAGATCCAGGTCTACGACGGGCGCACGGGCGAACCCTTTGACCAGCCTGTGACCGTGGGCAAGGCTTATATGCTGAAGCTGGTTCACCTAGTGGACGACAAGATCCACGCCCGCTCGACAGGCCCGTACTCGCTGGTGACGCAGCAGCCTCTAGGCGGCAAGGCGCAGCAGGGGGGGCAGCGGTTTGGCGAGATGGAGGTGTGGGCGTTGGAGGCCTTTGGCTCTGCCTACATCCTGCAAGAGCTGCTGACGGTGAAATCCGACGACATGCAGGGCCGAAACGAAGCGCTGAATGCCATCGTGAAGGGCAAGGCGATCCCTCGTCCGGGTACGCCGGAATCCTTTAAGGTGCTGATGCGCGAGTTGCAGTCGCTCTGTTTGGATATTGCGGCGCACAAGCTGCAAACCCAGGAAGACGGTACCAGCCGCGATGTGGAAATTGACCTGATGGCTGATGTCAGCAGTCGCCGTGCGCCGTCGCGCCCTACCTACGAGTCGATTTCCCGGGACGAGATGGACGACAGCGACGAGTAG
- a CDS encoding STAS domain-containing protein, with protein MQTLLSESLLSEFSPVGSASTTVVEPVGALNASNAALFQRQLATLLASDCSSVLVDLSQVETLDSAGLMVLISAQTAAHQHQKRFGICGVSPSIRIIFEVTQLDRAFTLFESRADYEVSLAS; from the coding sequence ATGCAAACCTTACTATCAGAATCTCTGCTCTCTGAATTTTCGCCAGTCGGTTCTGCTTCAACGACGGTTGTAGAGCCTGTGGGGGCGCTCAATGCCTCAAACGCAGCCCTGTTTCAACGACAGTTGGCAACGCTTCTTGCGTCAGATTGTTCGTCCGTGCTGGTCGATCTTAGCCAGGTAGAAACACTCGACAGCGCAGGGCTGATGGTGCTGATTTCGGCACAAACCGCCGCTCACCAGCACCAAAAGCGATTTGGAATCTGCGGGGTTTCGCCCTCTATCCGCATCATCTTTGAAGTGACACAGCTCGACCGGGCCTTTACCCTGTTCGAGAGCCGGGCTGACTACGAAGTGTCTCTCGCATCTTGA
- a CDS encoding DNA-directed RNA polymerase subunit gamma, giving the protein MPKIEQRFDYVKIGLASPERIRQWGERTLPNGQVVGEVTKPETINYRTLKPEMDGLFCERIFGPAKDWECHCGKYKRVRHRGIVCERCGVEVTESRVRRHRMGYIKLAAPVAHVWYLKGIPSYMAILLDMPLRDVEQIVYFNSYVVLSPGNAENLSYKQLLTEDQWIEIEDQLYSEDSQLTGVEVGIGAEALQRLLEDLDLEKEAEQLREEIATAKGQKRAKLIKRLRVIDNFIATQSKPEWMVLDVIPVIPPDLRPMVQLDGGRFATSDLNDLYRRVINRNNRLARLQEILAPEIIVRNEKRMLQEAVDALIDNGRRGRTVVGANNRPLKSLSDIIEGKQGRFRQNLLGKRVDYSGRSVIVVGPKLKIHQCGLPKEMAIELFQPFVIHRLIRQGLVNNIKAAKKLIQRNDPQIWDVLEEVIDGHPVLLNRAPTLHRLGIQAFEPILVDGRAIQLHPLVCPAFNADFDGDQMAVHVPLSLEAQAEARLLMLASNNILSPATGRPIVTPSQDMVLGCYYLTAENPNATKGKDRYFSSLEDVIVAYEQQQVDLHAYVWVRFDGDVESPEPDNEPIEEQRSEDGIVTKLYKYRRVREDAEGNRVSQYIRTTPGRIIYHKTIQEALVS; this is encoded by the coding sequence ATGCCCAAAATTGAACAGCGGTTTGACTACGTGAAGATTGGGCTGGCCTCGCCAGAGCGGATTCGCCAGTGGGGAGAGCGCACCCTGCCAAACGGACAGGTCGTGGGCGAGGTCACCAAGCCGGAAACAATTAACTACCGCACCCTCAAGCCGGAAATGGACGGCTTGTTCTGCGAACGCATTTTTGGCCCGGCCAAGGATTGGGAGTGTCACTGCGGTAAATACAAACGGGTGCGCCACCGGGGCATCGTCTGCGAGCGCTGCGGCGTGGAGGTGACGGAATCTCGCGTCCGCCGCCACCGCATGGGCTACATCAAGCTAGCGGCTCCCGTGGCCCACGTCTGGTATCTCAAGGGCATTCCCAGCTACATGGCGATTTTGCTGGATATGCCGCTGCGAGACGTGGAGCAGATTGTCTACTTCAACTCCTACGTGGTTCTCAGCCCCGGCAACGCCGAAAACCTCAGCTACAAGCAACTCCTGACCGAAGACCAGTGGATTGAGATCGAAGATCAGCTTTATAGCGAAGATTCTCAGCTCACTGGGGTTGAAGTAGGCATTGGTGCAGAAGCGCTGCAACGACTGCTAGAAGACCTGGATTTGGAGAAAGAAGCTGAGCAACTCCGGGAGGAAATTGCCACTGCTAAGGGGCAAAAACGCGCCAAGCTGATCAAGCGGCTACGGGTGATCGACAACTTCATCGCTACCCAGTCTAAGCCGGAGTGGATGGTGCTGGACGTGATTCCGGTGATTCCGCCAGACCTGCGCCCGATGGTACAACTGGACGGCGGTCGCTTTGCCACCTCCGACCTGAATGATTTGTATCGCCGGGTGATCAACCGGAACAACCGTCTGGCTCGGCTCCAGGAAATTCTGGCTCCGGAGATCATCGTCCGCAACGAAAAGCGGATGCTGCAAGAAGCCGTGGACGCGCTGATCGACAATGGACGGCGCGGCCGCACGGTGGTCGGAGCCAACAACCGCCCGCTCAAGTCCCTGTCGGACATCATTGAAGGAAAACAGGGTCGCTTCCGCCAAAACCTGCTGGGCAAGCGGGTAGACTACTCCGGTCGTTCGGTTATTGTGGTCGGCCCCAAGCTCAAGATTCACCAGTGTGGTCTGCCCAAGGAAATGGCGATCGAGCTATTTCAGCCCTTTGTGATCCACCGCCTGATTCGTCAGGGCTTGGTGAACAATATCAAAGCGGCGAAGAAGCTGATTCAGCGCAACGACCCCCAGATTTGGGACGTGCTGGAAGAAGTGATCGACGGTCACCCCGTGCTGCTAAACCGTGCTCCAACGTTGCACCGTCTAGGGATTCAGGCCTTTGAACCCATTCTGGTAGACGGTCGAGCAATTCAGCTTCACCCGCTGGTGTGTCCGGCCTTTAACGCAGACTTCGACGGAGACCAGATGGCGGTTCACGTCCCCCTCTCGCTAGAAGCCCAGGCCGAAGCCCGCCTGCTGATGCTGGCCTCGAACAATATCCTCTCCCCAGCTACGGGGCGCCCGATCGTCACCCCAAGCCAGGACATGGTATTGGGCTGCTACTATCTGACCGCAGAAAACCCCAATGCTACCAAGGGCAAGGATCGCTACTTCTCCAGCTTGGAGGACGTAATCGTTGCCTATGAGCAGCAGCAGGTTGATTTGCACGCCTACGTTTGGGTGCGGTTTGACGGCGATGTGGAGTCGCCAGAGCCGGACAACGAGCCGATTGAGGAACAGCGCTCCGAAGATGGCATTGTCACGAAGCTCTACAAATATCGCCGCGTCCGGGAAGATGCCGAGGGCAACCGGGTGTCTCAATACATTCGCACGACCCCGGGCCGCATTATTTACCACAAGACGATCCAGGAAGCACTCGTCAGCTAG
- a CDS encoding TatD family hydrolase, which yields MTQLPPLIDTHVHLNFESFQPDLLEVAQGWRAAGVVQLVHSCVEPAEFDAIRAIADQFPEISFAVGLHPLDADRWTATMADEIRTLARSDHRVVAIGEMGLDFYKADNRALQFEAFEAQIRVARALDLPIIIHCRDAAAEMAASLRQIWAVDGPVRGVMHCWSGTPEETDWFLELGFYISFSGIVTFKNASQVQASAQRVPGDRLLVETDCPFLTPVPKRGERRNQPAYVRYVAERVAQLRGESLEAIAHQTTQNARRLFRLDVPASDPAWASPDRLPSLSSP from the coding sequence GTGACCCAACTTCCTCCGCTCATCGACACCCACGTTCATCTCAACTTTGAGAGCTTTCAGCCCGATTTGCTGGAGGTTGCTCAGGGCTGGCGGGCGGCGGGTGTGGTGCAGTTGGTTCACTCCTGCGTTGAGCCTGCCGAGTTTGACGCAATTCGGGCGATCGCCGATCAGTTTCCAGAGATTTCCTTCGCGGTCGGGTTGCACCCGCTGGATGCCGATCGGTGGACTGCGACGATGGCTGACGAAATTCGCACTCTGGCCCGCTCGGATCATCGAGTCGTAGCGATTGGCGAAATGGGGCTGGATTTTTACAAGGCGGATAATCGGGCGCTTCAGTTTGAGGCGTTCGAGGCTCAGATCCGGGTTGCGCGAGCGTTGGACTTGCCGATCATCATCCACTGCCGGGATGCAGCGGCTGAAATGGCGGCGAGCCTGCGCCAGATCTGGGCGGTGGATGGGCCCGTTCGCGGCGTGATGCACTGCTGGAGCGGCACCCCAGAAGAAACCGACTGGTTTCTAGAATTGGGGTTCTATATCAGCTTTAGCGGCATTGTCACGTTCAAGAACGCAAGCCAGGTACAGGCTTCGGCTCAGCGAGTTCCGGGCGATCGCCTCCTCGTCGAAACCGACTGTCCATTTCTGACCCCCGTTCCCAAGCGGGGCGAACGGCGCAACCAACCTGCCTATGTCCGCTATGTGGCGGAGCGTGTGGCGCAATTGCGGGGAGAATCCCTGGAGGCGATCGCCCACCAGACAACCCAGAACGCCCGTCGCCTGTTCCGCCTCGACGTTCCAGCCTCAGATCCCGCGTGGGCATCTCCGGATCGGCTGCCGTCCCTGTCTTCACCCTAA
- the hisD gene encoding histidinol dehydrogenase, which yields MLRIINQRSEASTELRRICDRTHDEQILHKEATVQQVLQAVRRQGDRAVLHYAEEFDQVSLKPEELRVSGSELDAAYQQVSKDLLDAIRISCKRVEAFHRQRVPKSWVQFEDPEIVLGKRYTPVDRAGLYVPGGQAAYPSTVIMNATPAKVAGVGRIVIATPPRPDKSVNPAILVAAQEVGVQEIYRVGGAQAIAALAYGTDTIPKVDVITGPGNIYVTLAKKLVYGTVGIDSLAGPSEVLIIADHTANPTHVAADMLAQAEHDSLAAAILLTTDATLAHKVVAEVERMLINHPRRLLTEKAIAHYGLVILVDSLAQAADLSNEFAPEHLELQIADPWVLLEKIRHAGAIFLGHSTPEAVGDYLAGPNHTLPTSGAARYASALSVETFIKHSSLIQYSPAALQEMATAVDTLAMAEGLPSHADSVRLRVQKPTSAQEVTGDYPISPEAGF from the coding sequence ATGCTGCGAATTATCAATCAACGGTCTGAAGCCTCAACGGAACTGCGGCGAATTTGCGATCGCACCCACGATGAGCAAATCCTCCACAAGGAGGCAACGGTTCAGCAGGTGCTCCAGGCAGTGAGGCGGCAGGGCGATCGCGCTGTTCTGCACTATGCCGAAGAGTTTGACCAGGTATCCCTAAAGCCCGAAGAACTGCGAGTCAGCGGCTCCGAGCTAGACGCAGCCTACCAGCAAGTTTCCAAAGACCTGCTCGATGCCATTCGCATTTCCTGCAAGCGGGTGGAGGCCTTTCATCGGCAGCGCGTTCCCAAAAGCTGGGTGCAGTTTGAAGATCCAGAAATCGTCCTAGGCAAGCGCTATACGCCCGTCGATCGGGCTGGGCTGTATGTCCCCGGTGGGCAGGCTGCCTACCCCAGCACGGTGATTATGAACGCGACTCCGGCAAAGGTGGCAGGCGTAGGGCGCATCGTGATAGCAACCCCGCCGCGCCCAGATAAAAGCGTGAATCCGGCAATCTTGGTGGCGGCTCAAGAGGTGGGGGTGCAGGAAATCTATCGAGTGGGCGGGGCGCAGGCGATCGCCGCACTGGCCTACGGCACAGACACTATCCCCAAAGTGGACGTGATCACCGGCCCAGGCAATATCTACGTTACCCTGGCGAAAAAACTGGTCTACGGGACGGTAGGGATCGACTCCCTGGCAGGGCCCTCGGAGGTGCTGATTATTGCCGACCACACGGCCAATCCCACCCATGTCGCCGCCGACATGCTGGCCCAGGCAGAACACGACTCGCTGGCGGCGGCAATTTTGCTGACTACAGACGCGACGCTGGCCCACAAGGTCGTGGCGGAGGTGGAGCGGATGCTGATCAACCATCCCCGTCGCCTGCTGACCGAAAAGGCGATCGCCCACTACGGTCTTGTGATTTTGGTCGATTCTTTAGCTCAGGCAGCAGACCTTTCCAACGAGTTTGCGCCGGAGCATTTGGAGCTTCAGATTGCCGATCCCTGGGTGCTGCTGGAAAAAATTCGCCACGCCGGAGCCATCTTCCTCGGCCACTCGACTCCCGAAGCCGTAGGCGACTATCTTGCCGGCCCAAACCACACCCTGCCTACCTCTGGCGCGGCTCGCTACGCCTCCGCACTCAGCGTAGAAACCTTTATCAAGCATTCCAGCCTGATTCAGTATTCCCCGGCTGCGCTTCAGGAAATGGCGACAGCGGTTGACACCCTGGCGATGGCCGAGGGACTGCCATCCCACGCCGACTCAGTGCGCCTGCGGGTGCAAAAGCCGACCAGCGCTCAAGAAGTGACCGGCGATTATCCCATTAGTCCCGAAGCGGGCTTTTAA